A genomic segment from Portunus trituberculatus isolate SZX2019 chromosome 14, ASM1759143v1, whole genome shotgun sequence encodes:
- the LOC123503825 gene encoding 1-phosphatidylinositol 3-phosphate 5-kinase-like isoform X1 — protein MSRPIDSPTGLTEFGPLTPDEKPQGYGFSLSKLFQRAVRGGSGTPSKSSSPSEQQKQTHHDQSRNRSGSDQLSLQCSDNHSDGGPSWLEKDVSEASHMRDASVSSQESSLGSKSGAAASSHHDRTLPNVLTRIRNILDNRGSTPQQYKDSDFKQYWLPDSVSRECYECEEKFTTFRRRHHCRVCGQIFCSRCCNSMIPGKIIGYTGELRVCTYCCKVVLSYLQSSNLAADVLADLRSLQEELLPPLLSQFSGVGIHESALYTSALSTPLATPRGAHRRRHSLGFQEEKYVARTRYASGELQAFGVHRDSGQMTAERQLLLQDSHQLHSLWSQMTAATGGLLLGSHRHRLKSFNNCFVGRDLVRWLLVNDKASSQASAVAIGQALLEAGYILCISQLEQVFVDDYVLYRPLRQGSGDQERVVQEDLVSSQEVGQEPLWVKQIPCVTEDPECPGESVGGQPVYQEPGHAVETPTSITSSTSNYCLDFNLQDHVVSIRKPQNTTSRHSSMDSDKLDSKAPQEADSAPYSTTVSAALSASAQLTQPGDVLGTPAAVMAEVLQALRDNDGAQLQTGLGSQERNNVSQDTEDALIKQRLSSLWESHERALLCQLLDSGGLSPSWADVILPIVHTVTDIIRPDVRNDSDDMDIRQYVQFKKVPGGNRSDCQILNGAVCTKNVADKSMAVRLTDPQILLVASTIDYQRGNDNKLLSFDNLLLQEANYLQNVVAKILSYKPDIILVEKSIAFLARKYLQAHGITLVMNVKPSVMERVARCTQAEVVSSIDAQLTRPTLGMCHNFYLRSYPLGGPSRSKTMMFFDGCATHLGCTVILRGASNAELKRVKKIMNFMIYAAYNWKLERAFLRDEFTFIAPLPSESFDLEDQVFEDCDSAPGKTQNLGEDSPAPSNNSEVNPNLEDNAANNKESSSFPLMMDVSKDESVEKDSENNSCGVPVPAAGAVERAKVSQTVSDFSDPLHSYLNSGASPQESPLEPPQGTFSLTEQPLANSFRKAVDETILSCSPYLRYSVPYLESEVGQNCFLRKYFQKDLYFSVQFEKDNLMRRPKFSEMEPKHAGNSSNIEIQDLHNFIKLKLTNGVQDKNFQAVLADFRARGGQMRNICKCEDSASDVVYNEYLNICVERPSNGLVIVESLPSVTSGQNAEGGNSSISKANSNSLWSGQSALMLTANGRVDALHPFNHQRLSLLFSSYSQMPESGSPPAFCVNPWVLTMDFYGRNDIPLGAFLERYCFSPTYTCPSGQCSVPVLDHIRKFVHDTGCVDVVLRNLDTDLDVANTGSILVWSWCKVCRQVTPVQPMSLETWSLSFAKYLELRFYGGSFTRRGNPSCGHSLHHDHYQYFGYKNHVAVFKYNAINLREIALPPSKIRLCNAPISQTSIVELIKGVAVQGYSVFSTILEKVTTLLSECGIRWQPLIIEISEHQNSQRSKFRENIESIQLQLTSPTLEARRLHPPTPSSTAELSTTMLAITDQVTLLKKLIAQVVNEWNMKVQDLVQLRKKEEKLEKAKTLASVGAGGMLPRQSTSTSMSTSSALSAHTTTSSGEMHSAVSHKQSGDSASVASSAALTGLSTESLSISASLGEVPDQNPPKSGSVDIGEDVADDAEVLEASSSPQSNDAQKPLGIVYVTPSAECLMEERDHILQALAALTACTKATAKTGQSVQSLSSVSSDVLQSIETEGDVGGGLQAIIPHQLSDAFSVVHRRQASDSCEGLVSGCSPTSGSPGRGHERSLSDGGQATVVRDSVERSGERRLPTTAVKSIISTFWSTSATLLVESPFPASEHYLLLPEVKIPVVVYGEEPSSIIAHALTSQEYEKQLNILKKRLKDMQKEGTSQRSVDLQQSSEGGSESTTHEDTDFCLSAAADPEKNKLAKDLHIELQWNDQHAKFYCKIFFAEHFRQLRKMVFPYGEEHFIRSLSRCILWEARGGKSGSVFCKSKDDRFILKEMSRFEMNSFLDFGQAYVQYIVNCEKEQQPTVLTRIVGVYRIGYKNTTTNKAQRMDVLVMENLFYQRNITHKFDLKGSIRNRLVNTSGKEESELVLLDENLVRMACSSPLYVRPHSKTVINRAIKADTVFLSQQLIMDYSLLVGIDDTANELIVGIIDYIRTFTWDKKLETIIKGSMLGGGAGKLPTVVSPEVYRTRFCHAMDRYFLLSPDRWTGLGLGVDP, from the exons ATGAGTCGTCCGATTGATTCTCCAACTGGCCTGACTGAATTTGGTCCACTGACGCCAGATGAAAAACCGCAAGGCTATGGATTCTCTCTATCTAAGTTGTTCCAAAGAGCTGTTAGAG GAGGATCAGGGACACCATCCAAATCTAGCAGTCCCTCAGAACAGCAGAAGCAGACTCACCATGATCAGTCCAGGAACAGGAGTGGATCTGACCAGCTGTCTCTGCAATGTTCAGATAATCACAGTGATGGAGGGCCAAGTTGGCTGGAAAAG GATGTGAGTGAGGCAAGTCATATGAGAGATGCATCTGTCTCCTCCCAAGAGTCGTCTCTCGGTAGCAAGTCTGGTGCAGCAGCCTCCTCACACCATGACCGAACACTCCCTAATGTACTCACCAGGATAAGAAACATTCTGGACAACCGTGGATCT ACTCCACAACAGTATAAGGATTCAGACTTCAAGCAGTACTGGCTGCCAGACAGTGTGAGTCGGGAATGCTACGAATGTGAAGAAAAGTTCACAACATTCCGTCGAAGACACCACTGTAGAGTGTGTGGCCAGATATTCTGTTCAAGATGTTGCAATAGCATGATACCAGGGAAAATCATTGGATATACTG GTGAATTGCGAGTGTGCACCTACTGCTGTAAGGTAGTATTGTCCTACCTGCAGTCCAGTAATTTGGCTGCTGATGTGCTGGCAGATCTCCGCTCTCTTCAGGAGGAGCTCTTGCCTCCTCTGCTTAGCCAGTTTTCAGGTGTAGGTATTCATGAGTCAGCATTGTACACCTCTGCCTTGAGCACACCTTTAGCCACACCAAGAGGAGCTCATCGCAGGAGGCACTCACTGGGATtccaggaagaaaaatatgttgcAAGAACCAG GTATGCTAGTGGGGAATTGCAAGCTTTTGGTGTTCACCGTGACAGTGGTCAGATGACTGCTGAGAGGCAACTGCTGCTCCAAGACTCTCATCAGCTGCACTCTCTGTGGTCACAGATGACAGCAGCAACAGGGGGTTTACTACTGggctcacacagacacagactcaAGTCCTTCAATAATTGTTTTGTTGGAAGGGACCTGGTGCGCTGGCTACTTGTAAATGACAAAGCTTCAAGTCA AGCTTCAGCAGTAGCAATAGGACAAGCCCTTTTAGAAGCAGGATACATCTTGTGCATCTCCCagctggagcaagtgtttgttGATGATTATGTCTTGTACCGTCCCTTGCGTCAGGGCAGCGGAGACCAGGAACGGGTTGTCCAAGAAGACCTGGTTTCTTCACAAGAAGTGGGACAAGAGCCCCTGTGGGTGAAGCAGATCCCTTGTGTCACTGAAGATCCAG AATGCCCTGGTGAGTCTGTGGGTGGACAGCCTGTGTACCAGGAGCCAGGACACGCTGTAGAGACTCCAACCTCCATCACATCATCCACATCCAATTACTGTCTGGACTTCAACCTTCAAGATCATGTTGTATCCATAAGAAAGCCACAGAACACAACCAG CAGACACAGTAGCATGGACAGTGACAAGCTAGATAGCAAGGCACCACAGGAGGCTGACTCGGCACCTTACTCCACCACTGTGTCAGCGGCCCTCAGTGCCAGTGCTCAGCTCACTCAGCCTGGAGATGTCCTGGGAACACCTGCTGCTGTCATGGCTGAAGTGTTACAG GCATTGCGAGATAATGATGGAGCTCAACTTCAAACAGGGTTAGGAAGCCAGGAGAGGAATAATGTCTCACAGGATACAGAAGATGCCTTGATCAAGCAGAGGCTCAG TTCTTTATGGGAATCTCATGAGAGAGCACTATTGTGCCAACTGCTGGATTCTGGAGGCCTGTCTCCCTCTTGGGCCGACGTGATCCTTCCCATTGTCCACACAGTCACTGATATTATCCGTCCAGATGTGAGGAATGACAGTGATGACATGGACATCAGACA GTATGTGCAGTTTAAGAAAGTTCCTGGAGGCAACAGAAGTGACTGTCAAATACTGAATGGAGCAGTGTGTACCAAGAATGTGGCAGACAAGTCCATGGCTGTGAGACTGACTGACCCACAGATCCTGCTGGTTGCCTCTACCATAGACTATCAGAGGGGCAATGACAACAAGCTGCTCTCCTTTGACAACCTTCTCCTTCAG GAAGCAAATTATCTCCAGAATGTTGTGGCAAAAATTCTCTCTTACAAACCGGATATCATTCTGGTTGAGAAGAGCATTGCATTTCTAGCAAGAAAGTACTTACAG GCCCATGGAATCACTCTGGTCATGAATGTAAAGCCCTCAGTGATGGAGAGGGTGGCCAGATGCACACAGGCTGAAGTGGTTTCCTCCATTGATGCTCAGTTGACAAGACCAACTTTAGGAATGTGTCACAACTTTTACCTGCGATCGTATCCGCTCGGTGGACCAAGTAGATCAAAGACGATGATGTTCTTTGATGGGTGCGCCACTCATCTTGGGTGCACGGTCATCCTTCGCGGTGCTTCAAATGCCGAATTGAAACGCGTCAAGAAGATAATGAACTTCATGATATATGCAGCTTACAATTGGAAACTTGAACGTGCCTTTTTGAGAGATGAATTTACCTttattgctcctcttccttcagagAGCTTTGATTTAGAGGATCAGGTCTTTGAGGACTGTGATAGTGCAccaggaaaaacacaaaatttagGGGAGGATTCTCCAGCCCCAAGCAATAATAGTGAAGTGAATCCTAACTTGGAAGACAATGCTGCCAATAACAAGGAgtcctcttcattccctctcatGATGGATGTTTCAAAGGATGAGAGTGTGGAAAAAGATTCAGAAAATAACTCTTGTGGAGTACCAGTGCCAGCAGCTGGTGCTGTGGAAAGGGCCAAGGTATCTCAAACAGTCAGTGATTTCAGTGATCCTTTACACTCCTACCTTAACTCGGGAGCATCTCCTCAAGAAAGTCCCCTTGAGCCACCTCAGGGAACATTCTCTCTAACAGAACAGCCCCTGGCTAACAGTTTCAGGAAGGCTGTTGATGAGACCATATTGTCTTGCTCGCCATACTTGCGGTACAGTGTTCCGTATTTGGAGTCTGAGGTTGGACAGAACTGTTTTCTTCGCAAGTATTTCCAGAAggatttgtatttttctgtgCAGTTTGAAAAGGATAATCTCATGAGGCGGCCAAAGTTCTCAGAAATGGAACCAAAACATGCAGGAAATAGTAGTAACATAGAAATTCAAGACTTGCACAATTTCATTAAACTTAAATTAACAAATGGAGTGCAAGATAAAAATTTTCAGGCTGTGCTGGCAGATTTCAGAGCTCGTGGTGGCCAGATGAGAAACATTTGCAAGTGTGAAGACTCTGCAAGTGATGTCGTATATAATGAGTACCTGAACATCTGTGTAGAGAGACCTAGCAATGGTCTTGTAATTGTAGAGAGTCTTCCTTCTGTGACTTCGG GTCAGAATGCTGAAGGAGGaaacagcagcatcagcaagGCAAACAGCAACAGCTTGTGGAGTGGACAGAGTGCTCTGATGCTTACTGCAAATGGTCGTGTGGATGCCCTCCATCCTTTCAACCACCAGCGGCTCTCACTTCTCTTCAGCAGCTACTCCCAGATGCCCGAGTCAGGCTCACCTCCAGCCTTTTGTGTTAATCCTTG GGTGCTGACAATGGATTTCTATGGAAGGAATGACATACCTCTTGGTGCCTTCCTGGAGCGGTACTGTTTCAGCCCAACGTACACGTGCCCCTCTGGCCAGTGCTCAGTGCCGGTGCTAGATCACATCCGCAAGTTTGTGCATGACACTGGCTGTGTGGATGTGGTGCTGCGGAACCTTGACACTGACCTGGATGTGGCTAATACCGGCTCAATCCTGGTGTGGAGCTGGTGTAAAGTCTGTAGACAG GTGACTCCTGTTCAACCAATGTCACTGGAAACCTGGTCCTTGTCCTTTGCCAAATACCTGGAGCTCCGTTTCTATGGTGGCAGCTTCACAAGGCGAGGAAATCCTAGTTGTGGCCACTCCTTACACCACGACCACTATCAATACTTTGGCTACAAGAACCATGTTGCTGTATTCAA GTATAATGCTATAAACCTGCGAGAAattgctctccctccctccaagaTAAGGCTTTGCAATGCACCCATTAGTCAAACGTCCATTGTGGAACTCATCAAGGGAGTGGCGGTGCAG GGGTACTCTGTCTTTTCTACAATTCTTGAGAAAGTGACAACTCTGCTATCAGAATGTGGCATTCGTTGGCAGCCTCTCATAATAGAAATCAGTGAACACCAGAACAGCCAACGCAGCAAATTCAGAGAAAACATTGAAAGCATCCAG TTGCAGCTCACCTCCCCAACCCTGGAGGCTCGCCGTCTCCATCCCCCAACACCCAGCTCTACTGCAGAACTGAGCACAACAATGCTGGCTATCACTGATCAAGTTACCCTGCTGAAGAAACTCATTGCTCAGGTTGTCAATGAATGGAATATGAAG GTCCAAGACTTGGTGCAGCTtcgtaaaaaggaagaaaaactagaGAAGGCCAAGACTCTCGCCTCTGTTGGTGCAGGAGGGATGCTGCCTCGTCAGTCCACGAGTACTTCAATGTCTACTTCATCTGCTTTGTCTGCACATACAACTACTTCAAGTGGAG aaaTGCATAGTGCTGTGTCTCACAAGCAGAGCGGTGATTCAGCCTCTGTGGCATCTTCAGCAGCCTTGACTGGACTGTCAACTGAATCTCTAAGTATTTCAGCATCTCTTGGTGAGGTTCCAGATCAAAATCCTCCAAAAAG TGGCTCTGTTGATATTGGTGAAGATGTAGCTGATGATGCAGAAGTGTTGGAAGCTTCTTCCAGCCCACAGTCTAATG ATGCACAAAAACCTCTAGGAATAGTATATGTGACGCCTTCTGCTGAGTGcctgatggaggagagggaccACATCCTTCAGGCCTTGGCTGCTCTCACTGCCTGCACCAAAGCAACAGCCAAGACAG GTCAGAGTGTTCAATCGCTGTCGTCAGTGTCCAGTGATGTCCTCCAGAGCATTGAGACAGAGGGTGATGTGGGTGGGGGCCTCCAGGCAATCATTCCCCACCAGCTCTCAGATGCGTTCTCTGTGGTCCACCGCCGCCAGG CTTCAGATTCTTGTGAAGGATTGGTGAGTGGTTGCTCACCCACTTCGGGGTCCCCTGGGAGAGGCCATGAGAGGTCCTTGTCTGATGGGGGCCAGGCCACTGTGGTGAGAGACAGTGTTGAACGTTCAGGAGAGAGACGTCTGCCCACCACTGCTGTAAAAAGCATCATCTCCACCTTCTGGTCAACATCTGCTACTTTATTAGTTGAG tCACCTTTCCCAGCAAGTGAACATTACTTGCTACTACCAGAAGTGAAGATTCCAGTAGTTGTGTATGGTGAGGAGCCATCTTCTATAATTGCACATGCTTTGACATCACAGGAGTATGAGAAGCAACTTAATATTCTCAAGAAAAGACTGAAAGACATGCAGAAAGAGGGAACAAGTCAAAG gAGTGTGGACCTCCAGCAGTCAAGTGAGGGAGGATCAGAGAGCACCACCCATGAAGATACTGACTTTTGTTTGTCAGCAGCTGCTgatccagaaaaaaataagttagcCAAGGATCTGCACATAGAACTTCAGTGGAATGACCAACATGCCAAATTCTATTGCAAG attttctttGCTGAACACTTCCGACAACTGAGAAAAATGGTATTTCCTTATGGTGAGGAGCATTTCATCCGCTCTCTCTCACGCTGCATTCTATGGGAGGCTCGTGGGGGCAAGTCTGGCTCAGTCTTCTGTAAATCGAAAG ATGATCGGTTCATTCTGAAGGAGATGTCGCGATTTGAGATGAATTCTTTTCTTGACTTTGGACAAGCATATGTTCAGTACATTGTGAACTGTGAAAAGGAACAACAACCAACAGTGCTCACCAGAATAGTAG GTGTTTACCGTATTGGATACAAAAATACCACTACAAACAAGGCCCAGCGAATGGATGTCCTGGTCATGGAAAATTTGTTCTATCAACGCAATATCACTCATAAGTTTGACTTGAAGGGATCAATCAGAAACAGGCTTGTAAACACGTCTGGCAAAGAG GAATCAGAACTGGTGCTGCTGGATGAAAACTTGGTGAGGATGGCATGTTCCTCTCCCCTGTATGTGAGGCCTCATAGCAAGACAGTGATAAACCGAGCCATCAAGGCAGACACTGTGTTCCTGTCGCAGCAGCTCATCATGGACTACTCCCTTCTTGTTGGCATTGACGACACTGCCAATGAACTTATTGTTGGAATCATTG aTTACATCCGCACATTTACCTGGGACAAGAAGCTGGAGACCATCATCAAGGGCAGCATGCTGGGAGGGGGGGCTGGCAAGCTGCCCACTGTTGTCTCCCCGGAGGTTTACCGTACCCGCTTCTGTCATGCAATGGATCGCTACTTCCTGCTCTCCCCTGACAGATGGACGGGACTGGGGCTTGGAGTCGACCCTTAA